In Candidatus Nealsonbacteria bacterium DGGOD1a, one DNA window encodes the following:
- a CDS encoding co-chaperone GroES, with protein MKISPCADNILIESIKGEEKTKSGIFLPETASKERPEQGKVIAAGPGKKNKKGEIIPVSIKVGQKVLFSKYGPNEIKVDGKEYLIAKEDDILAIIEEN; from the coding sequence ATGAAAATATCTCCGTGCGCCGATAATATATTGATCGAATCGATCAAAGGCGAAGAAAAAACCAAATCAGGCATATTTTTACCGGAAACCGCTTCAAAGGAACGGCCCGAACAGGGCAAGGTGATTGCCGCGGGTCCGGGCAAAAAAAATAAAAAGGGCGAAATAATCCCTGTTTCAATAAAAGTGGGCCAGAAAGTTTTGTTTTCAAAATACGGCCCCAACGAAATCAAAGTCGACGGCAAAGAATATTTGATCGCCAAAGAAGACGATATACTTGCGATAATCGAAGAAAATTAA
- the secG gene encoding preprotein translocase subunit SecG, producing MDNIIAIVQIVISAAIIGLVLLQQRGGAGLGSAFGQSSGAYSTQRGIQKKIFRATIALAVVFIGLAIYNLFQK from the coding sequence ATGGACAATATTATCGCCATCGTTCAAATCGTGATTTCCGCGGCCATCATCGGCTTGGTTTTACTGCAACAGCGCGGCGGCGCGGGCTTGGGTTCGGCGTTCGGACAATCCAGCGGCGCTTATTCGACCCAGCGCGGCATCCAAAAAAAGATATTCCGCGCCACCATCGCCCTGGCGGTCGTTTTCATCGGCTTGGCAATCTACAACCTGTTCCAAAAATAA
- the trpS gene encoding tryptophan--tRNA ligase, with the protein MRIFSGIRPTGDIHLGNYLGAIRQWIDLQNQAESIFCVVDLHAITTPFDPRKLQSRIFELAVDYLAVGLNPDKCVLFTQSAVKEHCELAWLLGTVTPMGELKRMTQFKDKSKQHPEYVNAGLFNYPLLMAADILLYKTDGVPIGKDQQQHVELTRAIARYFNNQFGKILKEPQSIIPETGAKVMSLAEPEKKMSKTGNPKGCIGLFEEPESIRKKITSAVTDTEKVIKFDSKKKPGISNLLAINALIRNLPVSRLEQEFKGKSYSEFKKITAQTLIDYLEPLRRKRNELMTRQVYINDILKKGAAKAQTLASETMHEVKTAMGLIS; encoded by the coding sequence ATGAGAATTTTTTCCGGCATTCGCCCCACGGGCGACATTCATTTGGGAAACTATCTGGGCGCGATCAGGCAATGGATCGATTTGCAAAATCAAGCCGAATCGATATTTTGCGTGGTTGACTTGCACGCGATAACCACGCCTTTTGATCCGCGAAAATTGCAATCCCGGATATTCGAATTGGCCGTGGATTATCTGGCGGTCGGGTTGAATCCCGACAAATGCGTTTTGTTCACGCAATCCGCGGTCAAAGAACATTGCGAATTGGCATGGCTCTTGGGAACCGTGACGCCCATGGGCGAATTAAAGCGGATGACGCAATTCAAAGACAAATCAAAACAGCATCCCGAGTATGTAAACGCCGGATTGTTCAATTATCCTTTGCTGATGGCCGCCGACATCCTGCTTTATAAAACCGACGGGGTGCCGATCGGCAAAGACCAGCAACAGCATGTTGAATTAACCCGCGCGATCGCGCGTTATTTCAACAACCAATTCGGAAAAATTTTAAAGGAACCGCAATCAATAATTCCCGAAACCGGAGCCAAAGTAATGTCGCTGGCCGAGCCGGAAAAGAAAATGTCCAAGACCGGCAATCCCAAAGGATGCATCGGCCTGTTCGAGGAACCCGAATCAATCCGGAAGAAAATAACAAGCGCGGTTACCGACACCGAAAAAGTTATTAAATTCGACTCCAAGAAAAAGCCGGGGATTTCAAACCTTTTGGCGATCAACGCGCTGATACGGAATTTACCGGTAAGCCGGCTGGAACAGGAATTTAAAGGAAAAAGCTATTCCGAATTCAAAAAAATAACCGCGCAAACGCTGATTGATTATTTGGAGCCGCTGCGCCGCAAGCGCAACGAGCTGATGACGCGCCAAGTTTATATAAACGACATATTAAAAAAAGGCGCGGCAAAAGCGCAAACTCTCGCCAGCGAAACCATGCACGAAGTAAAAACCGCCATGGGTTTAATATCTTAA
- a CDS encoding peptide ABC transporter substrate-binding protein, which translates to MKFPSLVQWKQFFKILSRKEKPAFFIFAFLAVASAITLTAALYANRTMTVAADNGSYIEGIVGQPRFLNPVYSDSYSADQDIARLLFAGLLEYDSNGRITSGLADYNISDDGKTYEFTLKDNLYWSDGAPITSEDAIYTIKTIQDPAYKSPLRPQWIGVETEKISDTGFRLKLKNPYASFLENCTLKLIPSHIWTAANSDNFPLSPFNLNPVVSGAYLVKKLNLAKDGQATSIELERNPKFYGQKSNLQKITFVFFDNYADLVSAFKRGRVQGFVPSADIGVSGLAGANSFNYSMPRYFAIFFNPDANKVLEDAQVRAALAYATDKNEILTNALGGKGATVDSPVPTDIYSLAAPATVYDYDIQKANQILDDAGYKQGSDGLRAKNTSRQPAFQFNKTLVKGTNLNSDVKELQKCLAREVMPSLEANGNFGDQTLEAVKLFQEKYRADILDPQKIEKATGEVKLATREKLNAVCFPSGNTTAQLNITLTIAKQEPFNAVAQIIKNQWAKIGVTVNINAVDIANIERDSVKPRAYEALLFGQALGTIPDPYPFWHSSQKADPGLNFAQYENKDADKLLEEIRGLTDQNAREEKLRIFQDMIAKEEPAIFLYNPSYIFIASKDVKGVKTGIITGPGQRFAGIADWYTDTKRIWK; encoded by the coding sequence ATGAAGTTTCCTTCGCTCGTTCAATGGAAGCAATTTTTTAAAATCCTCTCCCGCAAAGAAAAACCGGCGTTTTTTATTTTTGCGTTTTTGGCGGTTGCTTCGGCGATAACTTTAACCGCGGCCTTGTACGCCAACCGCACAATGACTGTCGCCGCCGATAACGGCAGTTACATCGAAGGCATTGTGGGCCAACCGCGTTTTTTGAATCCGGTCTATTCGGATTCATACAGCGCCGACCAGGATATCGCGCGCCTGCTTTTTGCCGGATTGCTGGAATACGATTCAAACGGCCGAATCACGAGCGGATTGGCCGACTATAATATCTCCGATGATGGCAAAACCTATGAATTCACATTAAAAGACAACCTTTATTGGTCCGACGGCGCGCCGATTACCAGCGAAGACGCGATTTATACCATCAAAACCATCCAGGACCCGGCCTATAAAAGTCCTTTGCGGCCGCAATGGATCGGCGTGGAAACCGAAAAAATTTCCGACACCGGCTTCCGCCTCAAATTGAAAAATCCTTACGCTTCTTTCTTGGAAAATTGCACTCTCAAGCTCATTCCCTCGCATATTTGGACCGCCGCCAATTCGGATAATTTTCCGCTTTCGCCGTTCAATCTGAATCCGGTAGTTTCCGGAGCATACCTCGTTAAAAAACTGAATCTTGCCAAAGACGGCCAGGCCACATCAATCGAATTGGAAAGAAATCCCAAATTTTACGGCCAAAAATCGAACCTGCAAAAGATAACCTTTGTTTTCTTTGACAATTACGCCGATCTGGTCTCGGCCTTTAAGCGCGGGCGCGTGCAAGGCTTCGTCCCTTCCGCGGATATCGGCGTCTCCGGACTGGCGGGCGCGAATTCTTTCAATTATTCAATGCCGCGCTATTTCGCGATATTTTTCAACCCCGACGCCAACAAAGTTCTTGAAGACGCGCAGGTGCGCGCGGCATTGGCTTACGCCACCGATAAAAACGAGATACTGACCAATGCCTTGGGCGGCAAAGGCGCAACCGTTGATTCGCCCGTGCCAACGGATATATATTCTCTCGCGGCTCCGGCAACAGTTTATGATTACGACATTCAAAAAGCGAACCAAATCCTTGACGATGCCGGCTACAAACAGGGATCGGACGGTTTGCGGGCGAAAAACACCAGCCGGCAACCGGCATTTCAATTCAACAAAACGCTGGTAAAAGGAACGAACTTGAACTCCGATGTAAAAGAACTGCAAAAATGCCTGGCCCGCGAAGTAATGCCCTCTTTGGAAGCCAACGGCAATTTCGGCGATCAAACCTTGGAAGCGGTTAAATTATTCCAAGAAAAATACCGCGCCGACATTCTTGATCCGCAAAAGATCGAGAAAGCCACCGGCGAAGTCAAGCTTGCCACGCGCGAGAAATTAAACGCGGTTTGTTTCCCTTCGGGCAACACAACCGCGCAATTAAACATAACCTTAACTATCGCCAAACAAGAGCCGTTCAACGCGGTGGCCCAAATCATCAAAAACCAATGGGCCAAAATTGGCGTAACCGTGAATATCAACGCGGTGGATATTGCCAATATCGAACGCGACAGCGTCAAACCGCGCGCCTACGAAGCCTTGCTTTTCGGACAAGCGCTGGGCACGATCCCCGACCCGTACCCTTTCTGGCATTCCAGCCAAAAAGCCGATCCGGGATTAAATTTCGCGCAATACGAAAACAAAGACGCCGATAAGCTTCTGGAAGAAATACGCGGCCTAACCGACCAAAACGCGCGCGAAGAGAAACTGCGTATTTTCCAGGATATGATAGCCAAAGAAGAACCCGCGATATTCCTTTACAATCCAAGTTATATTTTCATCGCTTCCAAAGATGTCAAAGGAGTGAAAACCGGCATCATCACCGGCCCGGGCCAACGCTTCGCCGGCATCGCCGACTGGTATACCGACACAAAAAGGATTTGGAAATAG
- the rpsF gene encoding 30S ribosomal protein S6: protein MMKHYEFTYLTRQDMPEDEAKKLQDKLVALITAKNGTVTDLPKSYKKRLAYRIKKQDAAYVNTILFQSEPAFAVDFKKETDTIPEILRGLVIWYDPEKLKREPRRERPAARTASAGIETTVAQSFPAAEEKKAEKPAAEIAEKEIKETKEEKIEIPKEETKEEKPASEEAKPAKPKRRTKIKAELRDIEEKLDEILK, encoded by the coding sequence ATGATGAAGCATTACGAGTTCACTTACCTGACCCGGCAGGATATGCCCGAGGATGAGGCCAAAAAGCTTCAAGATAAGTTGGTCGCGCTGATAACCGCCAAAAACGGCACTGTCACCGACCTGCCCAAATCCTATAAAAAAAGGCTGGCTTACCGCATTAAAAAACAAGATGCGGCCTATGTTAATACCATCCTATTTCAGAGCGAACCGGCGTTCGCGGTTGATTTTAAAAAAGAAACCGACACGATCCCCGAAATACTGCGCGGCTTGGTAATTTGGTATGACCCGGAAAAGCTGAAAAGAGAACCGCGGCGCGAACGGCCCGCGGCAAGAACCGCGTCCGCGGGAATCGAAACAACCGTAGCGCAAAGCTTCCCCGCGGCGGAAGAAAAAAAGGCGGAAAAACCCGCGGCGGAAATTGCGGAAAAAGAAATTAAAGAAACCAAGGAAGAAAAAATCGAAATTCCCAAAGAAGAAACCAAGGAAGAAAAACCCGCTTCCGAAGAAGCGAAACCCGCCAAACCCAAACGCCGGACAAAAATCAAAGCCGAATTGCGCGACATTGAGGAAAAACTGGACGAAATCCTAAAGTAA
- the recA gene encoding recombinase RecA: MAFKKQKLSESDKVLAGRSEKRKSLQAALDDIREKFGEGAIMTLKDVKAVDVDVIPTGCISLDMALGVGGIPRGRVIEIYGGESAGKTTLSLHILAEAQRKGGVGAFVDAEHALDPEYARRIGVNVNDLLISQPDSGEQALQIVETLMKSGQVDIIVIDSVAALTPRAEIDGEVGDQQIGLQARLMSSALRKFSAIAAKTNTIVIFINQTRMKIGVMWGNPETTPGGMALKFYASVRIELKRIGQLKHGEEIIGNRVKAKIVKNKVAPPFKVVEYDIYYNEGISQFSDVINTGLSLEVIKKSGTSIMFGEQKLGVGMEQSKKFLRENPEVLEKIKSELKVKIDATFDDFKE, translated from the coding sequence ATGGCTTTTAAAAAACAAAAACTTTCCGAGAGCGACAAAGTGCTCGCGGGACGATCCGAAAAAAGAAAAAGTTTGCAGGCGGCGCTGGATGATATTCGCGAGAAGTTCGGCGAGGGCGCGATCATGACATTGAAAGATGTCAAAGCGGTTGATGTCGATGTCATTCCCACCGGCTGTATTTCCCTTGATATGGCTTTGGGCGTGGGCGGAATTCCGCGCGGCCGCGTGATTGAGATCTATGGTGGCGAGTCAGCCGGGAAAACCACATTGTCTTTGCATATTCTGGCCGAAGCGCAAAGAAAGGGCGGAGTGGGCGCGTTTGTCGATGCCGAACACGCGCTGGATCCGGAATACGCGCGGCGCATTGGCGTCAATGTTAACGATCTTTTGATTTCCCAGCCGGATTCGGGAGAGCAAGCATTGCAAATAGTGGAAACTTTGATGAAATCCGGGCAGGTGGATATTATTGTTATTGATTCGGTGGCGGCGCTGACTCCGCGCGCGGAAATCGACGGCGAAGTGGGCGATCAACAGATCGGGCTGCAGGCGCGGTTGATGTCGTCGGCGTTGCGCAAGTTTTCCGCGATCGCGGCCAAAACCAATACAATAGTTATTTTCATCAATCAGACGCGGATGAAGATCGGCGTAATGTGGGGAAATCCCGAAACCACGCCGGGGGGAATGGCGTTAAAGTTTTACGCTTCGGTTCGCATTGAATTGAAACGGATCGGCCAGTTGAAACACGGCGAGGAAATTATCGGCAATCGCGTGAAAGCCAAAATCGTGAAGAATAAAGTGGCGCCGCCATTCAAGGTGGTGGAATACGATATTTATTACAATGAAGGCATTTCGCAATTTTCCGATGTGATTAATACCGGTTTGAGTTTGGAAGTGATTAAAAAGAGCGGCACATCGATAATGTTCGGGGAACAAAAGCTGGGGGTGGGCATGGAACAGTCAAAAAAATTTTTGCGCGAAAATCCCGAAGTTTTGGAAAAGATAAAATCCGAACTGAAAGTCAAGATTGACGCCACTTTTGACGATTTCAAAGAATAG
- a CDS encoding single-stranded DNA-binding protein yields the protein MNLNKVFLIGRLTRDPEIRVMPSGQQVANFGLATDRFYVDKNTNQRQQKTEFHNLVLFGRLAEIAGQYLKKGSLAMFEGRLQTRDWQDQAGNKRYRTEIIAESMQLGPRNNESSGGYQSPQTPANYNQKPASAQGYGEANPAAKSAPEETDIPIIEEDGDINVKDIPF from the coding sequence ATGAATCTAAACAAAGTATTCTTGATCGGCCGGCTCACGCGCGATCCGGAAATCCGAGTCATGCCCAGCGGCCAGCAAGTGGCGAATTTCGGTCTGGCGACCGACCGGTTCTATGTCGACAAAAACACCAACCAGCGCCAGCAAAAAACCGAATTTCACAATCTGGTTCTCTTTGGACGGCTGGCGGAAATCGCCGGACAGTATCTGAAAAAAGGATCTCTGGCAATGTTTGAAGGCCGGCTCCAAACGCGGGATTGGCAAGATCAGGCGGGCAATAAACGCTATCGCACCGAAATCATCGCCGAATCGATGCAATTGGGCCCGCGCAACAATGAATCAAGCGGCGGCTATCAATCTCCGCAAACACCGGCGAATTACAACCAGAAACCCGCCTCCGCCCAAGGTTATGGCGAAGCAAATCCGGCGGCCAAATCCGCGCCCGAGGAAACCGATATCCCGATCATCGAAGAAGACGGCGACATCAATGTAAAGGACATCCCTTTCTAA
- a CDS encoding phage holin family protein: MLGKLIAYTIGSGMGLYVAARFVPNIEYSGEWQILLFAGFCIALLNLAIAPILKLLSLPLRILTLNLFSLVIDMSMVWLADALVPELRIQGIWPLLAATLTIMIFNSILWTILSPSFKS; the protein is encoded by the coding sequence ATGTTGGGAAAATTGATCGCTTACACAATCGGAAGCGGGATGGGACTGTATGTCGCGGCGCGGTTCGTGCCAAACATTGAATATAGCGGCGAATGGCAAATTTTGCTGTTTGCCGGATTTTGCATCGCCCTGCTGAATCTGGCAATCGCGCCGATCTTGAAATTGTTGTCGCTGCCCCTGCGAATCTTGACTTTAAATTTATTTAGTTTAGTAATAGATATGTCAATGGTTTGGCTGGCCGACGCCCTGGTGCCGGAATTGCGCATTCAAGGAATTTGGCCGCTTTTGGCCGCGACCCTGACAATAATGATATTTAATTCTATTTTATGGACAATATTATCGCCATCGTTCAAATCGTGA
- the rpsR gene encoding 30S ribosomal protein S18: MACYFCQRNIQEINYKDTETLQHFTSGMGKIKPKKKTGVCATHQRMVAREVKRARFLALLP; encoded by the coding sequence ATGGCTTGCTATTTTTGCCAAAGAAATATTCAAGAAATCAACTACAAAGACACCGAGACCCTCCAGCATTTCACTTCCGGAATGGGAAAAATCAAACCCAAAAAGAAAACCGGCGTGTGCGCCACGCACCAGCGAATGGTTGCGCGCGAAGTGAAACGCGCCCGCTTCCTGGCCCTGCTTCCATAA
- a CDS encoding UTP--glucose-1-phosphate uridylyltransferase, with product MQKQNNTGDKITKVVIPAAGWGTRFLPATKAMPKEMLPIIDKPVIQYVVEEAVASGIKDVILITGWQKRAIEDHFDRSSDLERFLETQGKTKALQTIKDIAGLANFLYIRQKSDYYGNAMPVLAAKPVISGEYFAVMWGDEFITANPPRLRQIIDVHEKYGGGVISGVRIESKDDVTRYGIADMEKVEDGIFRIKKIVEKPLPEEAPSNLATHGAYILPPQVFGIIENLQPSKGGEIWLVDAINKLIQEGYPMYACEIKNGKYYDTGNKTEYLKTVIEFALNHPDYSEDIREYIKNLKLN from the coding sequence ATGCAAAAACAAAACAATACCGGAGATAAAATAACGAAAGTGGTAATCCCGGCCGCGGGTTGGGGCACCCGTTTTTTGCCCGCCACCAAAGCAATGCCCAAAGAAATGTTGCCGATCATCGATAAACCGGTGATTCAATATGTGGTCGAAGAAGCGGTCGCCAGCGGCATTAAAGATGTGATTCTTATCACCGGATGGCAAAAGCGAGCCATCGAAGACCATTTTGACCGATCAAGCGATCTGGAAAGATTTTTGGAAACTCAAGGCAAAACCAAAGCTTTGCAAACGATTAAAGACATCGCCGGATTGGCAAACTTTTTATATATCCGGCAAAAGAGCGATTACTACGGCAACGCCATGCCGGTGTTGGCCGCAAAACCGGTCATCAGCGGCGAATATTTCGCGGTGATGTGGGGAGACGAATTTATCACGGCCAATCCTCCCCGCCTGCGGCAAATCATCGATGTGCACGAAAAATACGGCGGCGGAGTTATTTCCGGAGTCCGCATCGAATCCAAAGACGATGTAACCCGCTATGGCATCGCGGATATGGAAAAAGTTGAAGACGGTATTTTCCGAATTAAAAAAATCGTGGAAAAACCCTTGCCCGAAGAAGCGCCTTCCAATCTGGCCACCCACGGCGCCTACATTCTTCCTCCGCAAGTTTTTGGCATCATTGAAAATCTTCAACCGTCAAAAGGCGGCGAAATCTGGCTGGTGGACGCGATCAACAAACTGATACAAGAAGGCTATCCGATGTACGCCTGCGAAATCAAAAACGGAAAATACTATGACACCGGCAACAAGACCGAATACCTAAAAACCGTGATTGAGTTCGCCCTCAACCACCCGGATTATTCGGAAGACATCCGGGAATACATCAAGAACCTGAAGCTCAATTAA
- a CDS encoding phosphomannomutase/phosphoglucomutase, whose amino-acid sequence MIKDNIFRGYDIRGTYPDELNENAVYWTTKAFCELYPALHKVVLARDPRPSSPVLADAARKAFLEAGMEVIDLDIAPDPLWYFSIFHYKYDGGLMISGSHNPSHHNGLTYHARKTADVASEELMGESLQELRCLAQSLETEGATGNPTGKVVKTDVSQEYIDYIASRIKISRPLKIVLDTGNGACGYLPEKVFKRLGCHVETMYADFDGTFPHHLPDPYVEANRKDLEARVLETGADMGFIYDTDGDRVGIIDNRGRAANGDDTLLILARQAVARKNGLVVHCMRASKALIDDMNRLGATTMFSVSHHNAIRENVKKFNAVFGGEITFHYAFPQDYYLVDDAIFASIKLAQVAADQPDFAAYVDSLPRYSASPELNVDCADDVKFGVIANLQKYLRDNDYDFIDVDGARINFEHGWALARCSNTAPVIKCKFEGETSEALREIEQTALPIFKNCGIPITEKDYQTLKLIEK is encoded by the coding sequence ATGATTAAAGATAATATCTTTCGAGGTTATGATATTCGCGGTACTTATCCCGACGAGTTGAATGAAAACGCGGTTTATTGGACTACCAAGGCATTTTGCGAGCTTTACCCCGCTTTGCACAAGGTAGTTTTGGCGCGCGATCCTCGTCCCAGTTCGCCGGTGCTGGCCGATGCCGCCCGCAAAGCGTTTTTAGAAGCGGGAATGGAAGTGATTGACTTGGATATCGCGCCGGATCCGTTGTGGTATTTTTCCATATTTCATTATAAATATGATGGCGGTTTGATGATTTCCGGGTCGCATAACCCTTCGCATCATAACGGGCTGACTTACCATGCAAGAAAAACCGCAGATGTCGCCAGCGAGGAGCTGATGGGTGAATCATTGCAGGAGTTGAGATGCTTGGCGCAATCTTTGGAAACAGAGGGTGCAACGGGAAATCCGACGGGGAAAGTTGTCAAAACCGATGTCTCTCAAGAATATATTGATTATATTGCTTCAAGAATAAAAATCAGCCGACCGTTAAAAATTGTTTTGGATACCGGCAATGGCGCGTGCGGTTACTTGCCGGAAAAAGTTTTCAAGCGTCTTGGTTGCCATGTGGAAACAATGTACGCCGATTTTGACGGAACCTTCCCGCATCATTTACCCGATCCGTATGTAGAAGCCAATCGCAAAGATTTGGAAGCCAGGGTTTTGGAAACCGGCGCCGATATGGGTTTTATATATGATACGGACGGCGATCGGGTGGGTATTATCGACAATCGCGGTCGGGCGGCCAATGGCGATGACACTTTGTTGATTTTGGCGCGGCAGGCCGTGGCGCGGAAAAACGGGCTGGTGGTGCATTGCATGCGCGCTTCCAAAGCGCTTATTGACGATATGAATCGCCTTGGCGCGACCACAATGTTTTCGGTTTCGCACCATAATGCCATTCGCGAAAATGTAAAAAAATTCAACGCGGTTTTTGGCGGCGAAATAACTTTTCACTATGCGTTTCCGCAGGATTATTATTTGGTGGACGATGCGATTTTCGCTTCCATTAAATTGGCGCAAGTCGCCGCCGATCAGCCGGATTTTGCCGCGTATGTCGATTCACTGCCGCGTTATAGCGCGAGTCCGGAATTGAATGTCGATTGCGCCGATGATGTGAAATTCGGCGTAATCGCCAATTTGCAAAAATATCTGCGCGACAATGATTATGATTTTATCGATGTTGACGGTGCGCGCATAAATTTTGAACATGGCTGGGCGCTGGCAAGATGCTCTAACACCGCGCCGGTGATCAAATGCAAATTTGAAGGCGAAACCTCCGAAGCCCTGCGCGAAATCGAGCAAACTGCCCTGCCGATATTTAAAAATTGCGGCATTCCCATCACCGAAAAAGATTACCAAACATTGAAATTGATTGAAAAATAA
- a CDS encoding ribonuclease J — MDFSQNSVNSDNLSNGRNNPANQRARGQNRPPMPPKKQKLPANELDGALERILKQTSVAPRRQQAENASQNDTVFAPKETEPVLKRNPRQNRNRDSRRRRFAPRQIQPGGNLPPTPLRPAGGKTLRVIPLGGLGEVGRNMTLLEYENSILILDMGFRMPGEDMPGIDYIIPNIDYLKNKTKNIVGVVFTHGHYDHIGAVPYIIDKIWHPGLRMIASPLTKAIIMKRQDDFPGLPKMDIEEAHDGTRATLGPFTVEFFRLNHNIPDNFGIFVQTPVGNIIDTSDFKFDSNPVNEKPTDFKRLRDIGNRRILLLLSDSTGAEEPGHSLSEKEIFENLEKIFQESKGRIIAATFGSLLNRIQQLIFLSEKYGRKVAIDGYSMKNNVEVCRQLKYIHANKNTFIQLGEVDNYPDDRSTVICTGAQGEADAVLMKIVNREHRFLRFRKGDSVIFSSSVIPGNERTVQNLKDEILRQGVKVYHYKMMDIHAGGHAQQEELTEMMRIMRPKFFMPIHGQYSMLVANTDLARSVGIPDNCIVIAENGQVVTVDPRQIILEKENVPASYIMVDGLGVGDIGEVVLRDRQVLAHDGMFVIVTVIDRLTGKVKGSPDIISRGFVYLRESKDLLKETRRKTVEIIDKATSANGAVNWSYVKDDIRNKIGDFLFTRTERRPMILPVIIEI, encoded by the coding sequence ATGGATTTCTCACAAAATTCCGTTAACTCGGATAATTTATCAAACGGCCGAAACAATCCGGCCAACCAAAGAGCGCGCGGCCAAAACCGCCCGCCGATGCCGCCGAAGAAACAAAAACTTCCCGCCAACGAGCTTGACGGCGCGCTTGAAAGAATACTAAAACAGACTTCCGTCGCGCCGCGGCGGCAACAAGCCGAAAACGCTTCCCAAAACGACACGGTATTCGCGCCAAAAGAAACCGAACCGGTTTTAAAACGCAACCCGCGGCAAAACCGGAATCGTGATTCTCGAAGGCGGCGATTCGCGCCGCGGCAAATTCAACCGGGCGGCAATTTGCCTCCGACGCCTCTCCGGCCCGCCGGCGGCAAAACTCTGCGCGTTATTCCTCTGGGAGGGTTGGGAGAAGTCGGCCGCAATATGACATTGCTGGAATACGAGAACTCAATTTTGATTTTGGACATGGGATTCAGAATGCCCGGCGAAGATATGCCCGGGATCGACTATATCATTCCCAATATCGATTATCTGAAAAACAAAACGAAAAATATTGTCGGCGTTGTTTTCACGCATGGCCATTATGACCATATCGGCGCCGTGCCCTACATCATCGATAAAATCTGGCATCCGGGATTGAGGATGATCGCCTCTCCGCTCACCAAAGCGATCATTATGAAACGCCAAGACGATTTCCCCGGTTTGCCAAAAATGGATATTGAAGAAGCTCATGACGGCACGCGCGCGACGCTCGGGCCATTCACCGTGGAATTTTTCCGGCTGAACCACAACATCCCCGACAATTTCGGGATATTCGTGCAAACGCCCGTGGGCAATATTATCGATACTTCCGACTTCAAGTTCGACAGCAACCCGGTGAACGAAAAACCCACCGACTTCAAACGCCTGCGGGATATCGGAAACCGCCGCATATTGCTTCTGCTTTCCGATTCAACCGGCGCCGAAGAACCGGGCCATTCGTTGTCGGAAAAGGAAATTTTCGAAAATCTGGAAAAGATATTTCAAGAATCAAAAGGCAGGATCATCGCGGCCACTTTCGGATCCCTGCTAAACCGCATCCAGCAGCTTATTTTTCTTTCGGAAAAATACGGGCGCAAAGTTGCCATTGACGGTTATTCAATGAAAAACAATGTCGAAGTTTGCCGCCAATTAAAATACATCCACGCCAATAAAAATACTTTTATCCAGCTAGGCGAAGTCGACAACTATCCCGACGACCGGTCAACCGTGATCTGCACCGGCGCCCAAGGCGAAGCCGACGCGGTATTGATGAAAATCGTCAATCGCGAACATCGCTTTCTGCGCTTCAGAAAAGGCGATTCGGTGATCTTCTCGTCTTCGGTGATTCCCGGCAACGAACGCACGGTACAAAATCTGAAAGACGAAATTTTGCGCCAAGGCGTCAAAGTATACCATTATAAAATGATGGATATTCATGCCGGCGGCCATGCCCAACAGGAAGAATTGACGGAGATGATGCGCATTATGCGGCCCAAATTCTTTATGCCGATCCACGGCCAATATTCGATGCTGGTGGCCAATACCGATCTTGCGCGTTCGGTGGGAATTCCCGACAATTGTATCGTAATCGCGGAAAACGGCCAAGTGGTCACGGTAGACCCGCGCCAGATAATCCTTGAAAAAGAAAATGTCCCGGCCTCGTATATTATGGTCGACGGTTTGGGAGTGGGAGATATCGGCGAAGTGGTTTTACGCGACCGGCAAGTGCTGGCGCATGACGGTATGTTCGTGATCGTAACCGTCATCGACCGGCTCACCGGCAAAGTAAAAGGATCTCCCGATATCATTTCGCGCGGCTTTGTTTATCTGCGCGAATCAAAAGACCTGCTGAAAGAAACTCGGCGCAAAACCGTGGAAATCATCGATAAAGCCACCAGTGCCAACGGCGCGGTAAATTGGAGCTATGTCAAAGACGATATCCGCAACAAGATCGGCGATTTTCTGTTCACGCGGACGGAAAGAAGGCCGATGATTTTACCGGTCATCATTGAAATCTAA